The region GAAAGAATCTCTTGAAACCAACACACCCGCTGGTTTGAAAGTTTTTGGGAACTGGGCCACTGTTTATGAGGGGCTTTCAAGCTTGCCACGGAAAGTTCAACAGAGCTGGTTTGAGTTTGACCACTTCTTTAGCAGCGATAGTTTTCCGCGCGCACTCCCGATCGTATTTAAAGATAAGCCCAAGAAGATTTTAGATGTGGGCGGTAATACCGGCAAATTCGCTGTGGCTTGCACGCAATATGATAGTGCTGTCAACGTGACGATCGCGGATCATCCTGGGCAAATTGAAATGGCTAAGGTGAATGCATCCAACAATAACGTTGCTGATCGCGTGCATTATCACGTCACCAATTTGTTAAAGCACGATCAAGAACTTCCACAGGGCCATGACACAATCTGGATGAGCCAGCTTTTAAGCTGCTTTTCTGATGAGGAGGTTGTGATGCTTCTAAGCAAAGCTCGAAAGGCTTTAGGCCCTAACGGCAGCCTGTACATCATGGAAACCTTCACCGATAATCAGAAATTCAACACGGCTCGCTTTTGCCTAGATATGACTTCCTTGTACTTTACAGCAATGGCCAACGGAAACAGCCGTATGTATCGCAGTGAAGAATTTTATAAATTGATCGCAAAGGCAGAGCTGAAAATCGTAGAGGAACATCCTTTCATTCGCCTCAATCACACGATCCTCAAATGCGTACCAGCGTAACGCGCGAAGTTATGTTGTTTATCTAAAGTCGTTATAATACGATTATTTTTCATTCGATTTTTGGAGTTTTGATTGAAGGTCTACGTTACCGGCACAGGAGTTATTTCCTCTCTGGGCAACAGTACAAAAGAAATGTTCAGTTCCTTACTTGAAGGAAAAAGTGCCGTACGTCCGATTCCTGCGTGGGATAACTTAAATGGGTTGAACTGCAGACTTGCAGCTCCCGCACTTCCCTATGACAACCGCACTCTTCCCCGCACCGTACGCAGAACCATGTCACCGATGTCCGAGATGACGGCGCTCGCAACTCAACAAGCTTTGACTGAAGCTGGCTTGAACGTTCAAGAAATGGATTTTTCAAAATCGCTTCTGTCTGTGGGATCTACAACTGGCAGCCCCATCGGCCTAGAAGAATACTTTCAAAAAATCTCTGAAAACAAGGGCGTGCAAGGTCAATCTGGCACGGCTTTCTTTAAAGTCATGAATCACTCTGTAGCTTCGAATGTTGCTGTGGCTTTAGGATTTAATGGTGCTGTGATTTCACCAAGCAGTGCCTGTGCCACTTCAGCCCAAGCGGTGATCTTGGGTTGGGAGCTCATCAAAGCCGGACTTTATGATATCGCTATCTGTGGCGGAGCGGATGAACTGCACTATTTGAGTGTGGCCGTTTTTGATTCTGTCTATGCAGCTTCGCGCGGTTATCACGATTCACCCTCTGCCACACCCCGGCCTTTTGATAAAAAACGGGACGGGCTGATTGTTTCTGAAGGCGCTTCGATTGTGATCCTTGAAAGCGAGAGAAGTGTTGCAAGGCGCGGTGCCAAGCCTTTGGCAGAATTTTTAGGCGGAGCTTATCGCTGTGAAAGTTCCCATATGAGCCAAAGCAATGAAGTTCAAATGCACCACGTAATGACAGCTGCCTTAGAACGATCTGGAATTACAAAAGACGACGTCGAGTATGTCAGCGCCCATGCGACAGGCACCATGCAAGGTGACGCCGCGGAGGCCATCGCTATAGGAAATCTTTTTGGCACACAAGTTCCGGTCAGCTCATTGAAAGGCCACTTTGGTCACTCAATGGCCGCTTGCGGTGTTGGCGAGTTGATAGCCAGCATGCAGATGATGAGAGAAGGAATTTTGATTGGAACTCGCAACTTGGAAGAGGTTGCTCCTGAATGCGCCACGGTCCTACACTTGCAGGAAAACCGCAAAGTGAATGCTGATATCGCTTTAAGCAATAACTTTGCTTTCGGTGGCATCAATACAAGTTTTGTTATTAAGAAAATTTAAACAGCACGGAGTGAGCAGTGAGCCATTACAACACTGAAGTCGTAAACATCGTAAATAATATCCTTCACGAAAAATTCGAAGTACCGAAAGACGCCTTAATTCCGACAGCACATCTTAAAGATGACTTACAGTTGGACAGCTTAGATTTCGTAGATATGTTCATCTTGCTTGAGCAAGAAACGGGAAAGAACCCACAGAATGTGGACTTTATGAAAATCAAAAATTTAGGTGATATCTATCAACTGGTCAGTGAACTTACAGTGGCTGAAACTGTAAATTAATCTCCGCCAAAGCTTTGTCACCCTCGCCGATCCAATTTACATTGAAGGTCGCGGCAAGGGTGCCGGCCTGATCTTTGATTTCTTTTTGAATTTTCAATAAGACTTTATCACCTGGCGCCACAGGATTTTTGATTCTAAAATTTGAGATGTTACTTAGCAGATTTTTTGACTGCTCCAGATCCTGAATAAAGTACTGACTGATATCGATCATCGCAACGGCTGGTAAAATAGGGAGTTGTGGGAAATGTCCCGCGAAATAGGACCAAGAAGGCGAAGGCTGAATTTCCACTTCCATCGCATCAGTGCTTTTTGAGCGAATCTTGTAAGTTCCTGAAAGTTCCTTGGCCAAATCAATCATAGGTGAGAAAATACACCCGGAGGAATCCCTGTGTACATCCAAAATTATTCTTGCACCACCGCAGCGGGATTTGGGACACGCGTCCTGATGTCTGCCCTGCATTCTGGAAAAGACTGCTCCCTTCCTGTGGAGTCCGGGGGCCGTGTTTGTTATCTAGAACAAAAACCTGAAAAAAATCAGACCTATAAAAATATCTTTGTAAATTCCTTTAAACAATTAGGACTGCCGTTGTTAGAGGGTCTTTCTAAAGAGGCCTATAGTGATCTTTCTAAAAGTCGCGTCGCTTTGATTTTTGCGTCGACCAAAGGATTTATCGAAGATTTCATCTGGAGCGCAACGAGCGAAAACATTCGTACTCATGCAGATCCGTTTACGGAGATATGCCAGGACTTCACTGAATCTGTGGGTGAAATCGAATGGACGTTTCACTGCAACGTAAGCAACGCCTGTGCCTCAAGCCATGTTGCATTGGAGTACGCCCAAGACCTGTTCGCAGCACAGCGAGCGGAATATGCTTTAATTATTGCCGGGGATTTGATCGGCCCTTTTATTTACAAAGGCTTTCAATCATTGAAAGTCATCTCACCATCTGGCAATCGGCCCTTTTCGGGCGATCGCGAGGGCCTGCAATTAGGCGAAGCTATGGCCCTGCTGCTGGTGTCTCGGGATCGCAAGTCGCCTCAGGACTTACAAATCACTGGAGTCGCAAGCGACACGGAAGGTTCCTCGATCACTCGTCCCTCATTGAATGGAGTGGGACTTTTGAGAGCGATCGAAAAAGTAAATTCACAATCGCCTCTTCATCCTGACCTAGTCATCGCTCACGGCACTGGAACAAAATTTAACGACTCGGCGGAAGAGCAAGCGCTTAGCAGATTTCTGACACCTCTCAATCAACTGAACACTCCCATCACCAATACCAAGTGGTGCATTGGACATACCTTGGGTGCCAGCGGTCTGATTGATGTCATTGCCGCCTGTGAAATTTTAAAGACTCAGAAAGCTTTTCGTATTCAAAACACGCAAAACAAGGAAAATGGATTTCAAGGAAATTATCTAACGGCGAGTAGCGATGTCGAACAGTATCGCAAATTCCGACAGATCCTAGTCACGTCCCTTGGCTTTGGTGGAATACACGCCGCATGTTCTATTAGCTCAGAGGAGATGATCAATGAAGCTCGCCGTTGATTTACAAAGAACCACTGAACCGGCCTGGAGCTCGAAGGTCGATCGCTGGTACCAGCTTGATGAAGTCGGATATGCTTTGTGCGAAGCCCTCTTTCAATGGGAACTTTTAAAAGATGAACCCCGGCCTGACGTCATTTTTCTGGCGTTGCCTGAGGCGTCGAATCTGGCCGACTTCGATTTCGTTTCGACCGGAGCTTCAAGTCCTGCAAAGTTCGTGTTCACTTTACCAAATATTTGCGCCTCCGTTATTTTTCAGATGCTGGGATTCAATGGTAAAGTTTATTGTCTGAACAAAGGGGATAGAACTATTGAGTTCGCTAAACAAGAAGCTCAAGAAATGAAAAAGGCTGGAAAAACCGCGTGGGTTTTTGCCAGCCCTGCTCAACTTTCTGACGGCCGTCGCGAAGTTGAATTCGCAGCGTATTAGAAGCTATATGCCAAGCCCAGACCTGGAGCCTTTGGATTGGGAATGAAGAAGGCTTTTACGTCGCTATCGACGGGAGTTGCACCCGTCCACGCGTCCACGATTTCCCAAACGTGGAAACCAATCCAAACACCGAAGCCGGCAAGAATCAAACCGTCGTTGTCACACTTCCACTTTTTTGAACCATTGGCTTGAACTTCATCATCACAACTCGCAGCGCCCGCGACAACCATGGCCAAACCAGCTGTCTCGGTTGCAGTGAAAATCCAACCCTTTTCAGCGTAACGCCCCTGAATACCGTGACCAATACCAAATCCCACAGCAGATGTCAAAACGCCGCCTGTGATGTATTTCCCCGTCTCCACGGGAACGCGCGTGGATGTTTTCGGAAATTCATCATCTGCATGAGCCCAAGAAAAAGACAGAGTCACACATATTGCAATCAAAATTTTAATGAGATTCAAGTAACACCTCGCTGTTTACTGACCACAATATAATTTGAGGCCAACCTGAGCAAGAAGCTTTTTGCCATTAAACACTTTCCCTTGGACCACTTTCAAAGGACCAAAATCATGAGTGCATGTAGTCTCAATACGAAGACTTTCCCCCAGGTTATGATCAGAATCAGCGAAATCAAATTGAGCATTTTTGACTTCTGCGATGAAAGTGACTTTGCCCCTATAGGCGGGTTCGATTCCTAAAATATCATTGGCAAGAACGCTAAAGCCGTAGGTCTGCGCGATCCATTCAATACAGGAACTTTCACGTACCTTACCGCCAGATAAATAACGTCCATGGGATTTCAAAGTCACCGTGCCCACGCCCTGACCTTTTTTAAAATCCGAAACGTGATCAATCCAAACAGCGCCCCCTTTGTGAGGCAAAAGATATTTCATATATTCAACGGGCATCGTTGCGCCCCATTTGCGATGACGAAGGACTTCTTTAATACCTTCCACACGATCGAACTTAAAATTGCTGTTCAATGGAATATCTGCAAATACGATGTTTTGTGATGAGGGCTTAATTCCCACCGCCTTAAACACCAGCTCAGAAATTTCTGCTTTCACCTTTTCAGAATCCACTGGCGACATTTGTACAATGAAACCTATATCTTCTCCTAAGCGTTCATCATACAAATTCACGGCCATGCATTTACAGGAAAAATGAGAGGAGATTTTTCCCTCTAAAACTTCCATGGCAAGTTTCAGGCCCCCACGATTGACGACTAGATCCGTACGTCCCGTAAATGTAAAGCGCACCTTTCCATGGGCCACCTCTTGTTTTAAAGAATCTTTTAGAAGAATTTTCTCGGAGTGTTTAAGTTCACCGTTTTCAAAAATCCCCGCGCAGGCATTGGAACCTTCAAAGTAAACGCCGTCCTCTTGCACTTTCACTTTGACACCTGAAAGTGCGTAACCGATGTCACCATCCTCTTGAGGTGGAATTCCCGGCGGTAAATGAGTTACGCCCGGTGAAGCCTCCGTTGCTCCGTAACCCACACTCGGCTGTTCTATCTTTAAAATCGAACGCATCTGTTCCCATAGTTCCTTAGTCGCCATCGCTCCACCGACAATGGAAGTGTAAGATGCTTTCGGGGTCAGGCTTTGCTTTTTTATGAATTGGATCAGATCAATGAAATGAGTCGGCGTACCTAAGGTTAAAGTGTTTGCATCGACGCACTCCATCCACGACTCGTGAGTGGCGCGCGAGTAACCACCTTCTGCAAAGATAATTTCCACATTATGCAAAACTGCCTGCATATAGCCTAAAACCAGTCCAAACGTGTGCGTGGGTTGTGGATAGGAAAAGATCTTTTGGATGCGGTTAACGTTATACAGTTCGCGAATGGCATTAAGGGAAGAAACCACATTTTCTTGAGAGTAAAACACAAGGCGATTCACCCCGGATGTCGTGCCAGAGGTGAACACTCCCAAAACAGCTTTCTCAAGAATACTTTTTTCGGAGGACTTAAGCTCCCGTGGATTTTGCTGAGCCGCTTTTTTTAGATCCTCCGGCCAATCTCCGTGCAACTCGTATTCGGAAAAGATTTGCAAGAACTGAAAGTCCCGATGGTAAGGAGGCACCAGAATAAGCAATTCACCGGCCTCCCAATACTTTTTTAGAAGCTTCGGTAATTCTTTATGATGGGTTCCGCGCCACAAATGAACCATTAATTCCTCAAGGCCTGTCGTTGCATCTCTTGCGTGAGATTAAATATTTCTTGTCCAAGGCTGCGATCGTAATTCACGAAAGCCACTTGGGAGCGAACCATGTGATAAACTTTCTGAGATTGTTCACCCTGCAGTTGAACGTCTTTCAAATCTAAAGCCTGAGCTAAGCACACCAACTGCATTGCTAAAATCTTATAAACACCTTCCAGCATATCCAAGCAGGTCATCGAAGCGCTCATACCTAAGGAAACCTTGTCCTGGTTATGAGACTCCGAGGAGCGCGAGAAAATACCACTAGGAATTGAGCGCTGAATCACTTCGCTGGTGATCGCACCAACGGTCTGATGGAGCCCCTTCAATCCGTGATGCATATGTTGCTCTCCTTGCGGAATTGATTTGATATCAATCAAATTCGCTGGCAAACCGCGGTTGAATTTCTCACTGACCAGCATCAACAACTGGCGATCCGCCAAATCCGCGATATGCGCCAAATTGATTTTTACAAAATCCATAGCCTGGCACAAATAACCGCCATAAAAGTTACCTCCCATTTCCAGGCCACCCTCGAAATTTACCACAGGGTTGTCTGTGACGGAGTTGATTTCATGTTCAAGACTTGACCAGGAATGTTTTAGATTTTCCCTTATAGGCCCCAGAATTTGCGGGACACAGCGCATGGAGTATGGATCTTGAACGAACTCGGAGGTTTTATTTTTTACAAC is a window of Bdellovibrio sp. SKB1291214 DNA encoding:
- a CDS encoding methyltransferase, translated to MQVTPATTPAAKELLPQDAKFMAQFIAMAPFVFQTALCLRDLGVLNLLCENLQGMTSEDMLKKMNLSRYSLNVLLDAGESCGILNENNKTWTITQTGIFLENDAITRVNMNFSQDVCYQGLFNLKESLETNTPAGLKVFGNWATVYEGLSSLPRKVQQSWFEFDHFFSSDSFPRALPIVFKDKPKKILDVGGNTGKFAVACTQYDSAVNVTIADHPGQIEMAKVNASNNNVADRVHYHVTNLLKHDQELPQGHDTIWMSQLLSCFSDEEVVMLLSKARKALGPNGSLYIMETFTDNQKFNTARFCLDMTSLYFTAMANGNSRMYRSEEFYKLIAKAELKIVEEHPFIRLNHTILKCVPA
- a CDS encoding beta-ketoacyl-[acyl-carrier-protein] synthase family protein is translated as MKVYVTGTGVISSLGNSTKEMFSSLLEGKSAVRPIPAWDNLNGLNCRLAAPALPYDNRTLPRTVRRTMSPMSEMTALATQQALTEAGLNVQEMDFSKSLLSVGSTTGSPIGLEEYFQKISENKGVQGQSGTAFFKVMNHSVASNVAVALGFNGAVISPSSACATSAQAVILGWELIKAGLYDIAICGGADELHYLSVAVFDSVYAASRGYHDSPSATPRPFDKKRDGLIVSEGASIVILESERSVARRGAKPLAEFLGGAYRCESSHMSQSNEVQMHHVMTAALERSGITKDDVEYVSAHATGTMQGDAAEAIAIGNLFGTQVPVSSLKGHFGHSMAACGVGELIASMQMMREGILIGTRNLEEVAPECATVLHLQENRKVNADIALSNNFAFGGINTSFVIKKI
- a CDS encoding phosphopantetheine-binding protein, whose protein sequence is MSHYNTEVVNIVNNILHEKFEVPKDALIPTAHLKDDLQLDSLDFVDMFILLEQETGKNPQNVDFMKIKNLGDIYQLVSELTVAETVN
- a CDS encoding beta-ketoacyl synthase N-terminal-like domain-containing protein gives rise to the protein MYIQNYSCTTAAGFGTRVLMSALHSGKDCSLPVESGGRVCYLEQKPEKNQTYKNIFVNSFKQLGLPLLEGLSKEAYSDLSKSRVALIFASTKGFIEDFIWSATSENIRTHADPFTEICQDFTESVGEIEWTFHCNVSNACASSHVALEYAQDLFAAQRAEYALIIAGDLIGPFIYKGFQSLKVISPSGNRPFSGDREGLQLGEAMALLLVSRDRKSPQDLQITGVASDTEGSSITRPSLNGVGLLRAIEKVNSQSPLHPDLVIAHGTGTKFNDSAEEQALSRFLTPLNQLNTPITNTKWCIGHTLGASGLIDVIAACEILKTQKAFRIQNTQNKENGFQGNYLTASSDVEQYRKFRQILVTSLGFGGIHAACSISSEEMINEARR
- a CDS encoding class I adenylate-forming enzyme family protein, translated to MVHLWRGTHHKELPKLLKKYWEAGELLILVPPYHRDFQFLQIFSEYELHGDWPEDLKKAAQQNPRELKSSEKSILEKAVLGVFTSGTTSGVNRLVFYSQENVVSSLNAIRELYNVNRIQKIFSYPQPTHTFGLVLGYMQAVLHNVEIIFAEGGYSRATHESWMECVDANTLTLGTPTHFIDLIQFIKKQSLTPKASYTSIVGGAMATKELWEQMRSILKIEQPSVGYGATEASPGVTHLPPGIPPQEDGDIGYALSGVKVKVQEDGVYFEGSNACAGIFENGELKHSEKILLKDSLKQEVAHGKVRFTFTGRTDLVVNRGGLKLAMEVLEGKISSHFSCKCMAVNLYDERLGEDIGFIVQMSPVDSEKVKAEISELVFKAVGIKPSSQNIVFADIPLNSNFKFDRVEGIKEVLRHRKWGATMPVEYMKYLLPHKGGAVWIDHVSDFKKGQGVGTVTLKSHGRYLSGGKVRESSCIEWIAQTYGFSVLANDILGIEPAYRGKVTFIAEVKNAQFDFADSDHNLGESLRIETTCTHDFGPLKVVQGKVFNGKKLLAQVGLKLYCGQ